The following are encoded in a window of Syngnathoides biaculeatus isolate LvHL_M chromosome 3, ASM1980259v1, whole genome shotgun sequence genomic DNA:
- the slc38a7 gene encoding sodium-coupled neutral amino acid transporter 7 — translation MAINTATEDWGGVGSNDSGERAWLLQSPSVDSAQHLESETRPSGSVSSLGAVFIVVNAALGAGLLNFPAAFNMAGGVTAGVMLQMFMLVFIISGLVILGYCCQVSNEGTYQEVVRATCGKVTGILCEVAIAVYTFGTCIAFFIVIGDQLDRLIAVASHDGSLSGFWYTDRKFTIVVTAVLVILPLSIPKEIGFQKYASALSVMGTWYVTVVVIVKYIWPDAEVMPGVLPSSSTWTAVFNAMPTICFGFQCHVSCVPVFDSMSKKALKPWGLVVTLSMIICLFVYTGTGVCGFLTFGSNVSQDVLMSYPSDDIAVAIARAFIVVCVVTSYPILHFCGRAVIEGLWLRWQGEQVEVCVRRERRRRIVQTLLWFAVTLVLALFTPDIGRVISLIGGLAACFIFVFPGLCLIQAKLLETDSRSASWHGLVVFGIVMVILGAFIFGLTTTNSIYQDVIN, via the exons ATGGCCATTAATACTGCCACGGAGGACTGGGGAGGAGTTGGCAGCAATGACTCGGGAGAGCGAGCGTGGCTCTTGCAGAGCCCCAGCGTGGACTCGGCGCAGCATCTCGAGTCGGAGACGAGGCCGAGCGGCAGCGTGTCGTCCTTGGGGGCCGTGTTCATCGTGGTGAACGCGGCGTTGGGAGCCGGTCTGCTCAACTTCCCGGCGGCCTTTAATATGGCAGGCGGAGTGACGGCGGGGGTGATGCTTCAAATG ttcATGTTGGTCTTCATTATCAGCGGTCTGGTGATTTTGGGCTACTGCTGTCAG GTCAGCAACGAGGGCACCTATCAGGAGGTCGTCCGAGCCACTTGCGGAAAAGTCACGGGGATCCTGTGCGAGGTCGCCATCGCCGTCTATACCTTCGGCACTTGCATCGCTTTCTTCATCGTCATCGGAGACCAGCTGGACCGCT tGATTGCGGTGGCGTCACACGACGGCTCCCTCAGCGGCTTCTGGTACACAGACCGCAAGTTTACCATCGTGGTCACTGCAGTTTTGGTCATTCTGCCTTTGTCCATTCCCAAAGAGATTGGCTTCCAAAAATATGCCAG TGCTCTGAGTGTGATGGGTACCTGGTATGTTACTGTTGTGGTGATTGTGAAATACATCTGGCCTGATGCAGAAGTCATGCCCGGGGTTCTTCCCAGCAG TTCTACCTGGACTGCAGTTTTCAATGCGATGCCAACTATATGCTTTGGTTTCCAG TGCCACGTCAGTTGTGTGCCGGTGTTCGACAGCATGAGCAAGAAGGCGCTCAAACCCTGGGGGCTGGTTGTCACCCTCAGCATGATAATCTGCCTCTTTGTTTACACAGGGACAG GCGTCTGCGGGTTCCTGACCTTTGGTTCCAATGTCAGCCAGGATGTGCTGATGTCATATCCTTCTGACGACATCGCCGTGGCCATCGCCAGAGCGTTCATTGTCGTCTGTGTGGTCACCTCCTACCCGATTTTACATTTCTGTGGCAG GGCCGTTATCGAGGGTCTGTGGCTGCGCTGGCAAGGCGAGCAGGTGGAGGTGTGCGTGCGGCGCGAGCGGCGGCGGAGGATCGTGCAGACGCTGCTGTGGTTCGCCGTCACCCTGGTCCTGGCGCTCTTCACCCCGGACATCGGACGCGTCATCTCGCTCATCGGAGGGCTGGCGGCCTGCTTTATTTTCGTCTTTCCAG GTTTGTGTTTGATCCAAGCCAAACTGTTGGAGACAGACAGTCGATCGGCCAG CTGGCACGGACTGGTGGTCTTTGGGATCGTCATGGTCATCCTCGGAGCGTTTATCTTCGGCCTGACCACGACTAATTCCATCTATCAAGACGTCATCAACTAA